A single window of Methylobacterium nodulans ORS 2060 DNA harbors:
- a CDS encoding bifunctional 2-C-methyl-D-erythritol 4-phosphate cytidylyltransferase/2-C-methyl-D-erythritol 2,4-cyclodiphosphate synthase produces the protein MSETAAVVVAAGRGIRVGGDTPKQYRRVGGKTVLTRTLDALARHPNLSRIQVVIAPDAAAFYDECLADLAPGAGAKLAPPVEGGATRQISVRAGLEALDRAGAPALVLVHDAARPFVDEALVDRAIAAARAHRAAVPGIPVTDTIKIVDPQGRVRETPPRESLRAVQTPQAFAFPALLDAHRRAAAQGLDAFTDDGALAEWAGLPVTVFAGDLRNRKITQAADLDEADRTFAGAAAPSGADRPAAGVPMTLLTRLGTGFDVHAFTEGDHVWLGGVRIPADRGVLAHSDGDVVLHALTDAILGALADGDIGVHFPPSDPRWRGASSDQFLADAVARVAARGGVIDHLDVTVLCESPRIGPHREAIRARIAEVAGIPVTAVSIKATTTEKLGFVGRAEGLAAQAAATIRLP, from the coding sequence ATGTCCGAGACTGCCGCGGTGGTCGTCGCTGCGGGCCGCGGCATCCGCGTCGGCGGCGACACCCCCAAACAATATCGCCGTGTCGGTGGCAAGACAGTGCTGACCCGGACGCTCGACGCCCTCGCCCGCCATCCGAACCTGTCCCGCATCCAGGTGGTGATCGCCCCCGATGCGGCCGCGTTCTACGACGAATGCCTCGCCGATCTCGCGCCGGGGGCCGGCGCGAAGCTCGCGCCGCCGGTCGAGGGGGGCGCCACGCGCCAGATTTCGGTGCGGGCGGGCCTGGAGGCGCTCGACCGCGCGGGCGCCCCGGCCCTGGTGCTGGTCCACGACGCCGCCCGTCCCTTCGTGGACGAGGCCCTGGTCGACCGCGCCATCGCGGCGGCCCGCGCGCACCGCGCCGCGGTGCCGGGGATCCCCGTCACCGACACGATCAAGATCGTCGATCCGCAAGGCCGCGTGCGCGAGACCCCGCCCCGGGAAAGCTTGCGCGCCGTGCAGACGCCGCAGGCCTTCGCCTTCCCGGCCCTGCTCGACGCCCACCGCCGCGCCGCCGCGCAGGGCCTCGACGCCTTCACGGACGATGGCGCGCTCGCCGAATGGGCCGGGCTTCCCGTCACGGTCTTCGCGGGCGACCTGCGCAACCGCAAGATCACGCAGGCCGCCGACCTCGACGAGGCGGACCGTACCTTCGCGGGCGCTGCCGCGCCTTCGGGCGCGGATCGACCCGCCGCAGGAGTTCCCATGACCCTTCTCACTCGTCTCGGCACCGGATTCGACGTGCACGCCTTCACGGAGGGCGATCATGTCTGGCTCGGCGGCGTGCGCATTCCCGCCGATCGCGGCGTCCTCGCCCATTCGGACGGCGACGTGGTGCTGCACGCGCTCACCGACGCGATTCTCGGCGCGCTCGCGGATGGCGACATCGGCGTGCATTTTCCCCCGAGCGACCCGCGCTGGCGGGGCGCGTCCTCCGACCAGTTTCTGGCCGACGCCGTCGCCCGCGTGGCGGCCCGCGGCGGCGTGATCGATCATCTCGACGTGACGGTGCTCTGCGAGTCGCCCCGCATCGGCCCGCATCGGGAGGCGATCCGCGCCCGCATTGCGGAGGTCGCGGGCATCCCGGTGACCGCCGTCTCCATCAAGGCGACGACGACGGAGAAGCTCGGCTTCGTCGGGCGCGCCGAGGGGCTCGCCGCCCAGGCCGCCGCGACGATCCGTCTGCCGTAA